In Micromonospora sp. NBC_01813, the following are encoded in one genomic region:
- a CDS encoding LmeA family phospholipid-binding protein translates to MRIWRPRGRRAWLLVAVAVVGLVAGTLVTADRIAARVVAGRLADAIACATGLPAPPQVTVHGFPFISQVSTGRFTGLTVRTGQLGRGELPITELAAEIHDVEIDGNLLRGGGAGAAGSDGSLSARIGRLHAAVTVDVTQLAELAGDRLGGTGDGGTGDSPLAGADLRIRGSDAGQLVVELTADMFGQALPITLYAVPVLDGRTLRIEPVEVEVFGMRRSADRLAGVLGDRQLERELPELPTGLSYHDLTVTADGLRLEVTGESITVGGGGIGPAGSTPRFDTTSCR, encoded by the coding sequence ATGCGTATCTGGAGACCTCGGGGCCGACGGGCGTGGCTGCTGGTCGCGGTGGCGGTGGTCGGGCTCGTCGCCGGCACGCTGGTCACCGCCGACCGGATCGCCGCCCGGGTGGTCGCCGGCCGACTCGCCGACGCCATCGCCTGCGCCACCGGGCTGCCCGCCCCGCCGCAGGTCACCGTGCACGGGTTCCCGTTCATCAGCCAGGTGTCGACCGGGCGGTTCACCGGTCTCACCGTCCGCACCGGCCAACTGGGCCGGGGCGAGCTGCCCATCACCGAGCTGGCCGCCGAGATCCACGACGTCGAGATCGACGGCAACCTGCTCCGCGGCGGCGGTGCCGGTGCGGCCGGCAGCGACGGCTCGCTCAGTGCCCGGATCGGCCGGCTGCACGCCGCGGTGACCGTCGACGTCACGCAACTCGCCGAGCTGGCCGGCGACCGGCTCGGCGGGACCGGGGATGGCGGCACCGGCGACAGCCCGCTGGCCGGGGCCGACCTACGGATCCGGGGCAGCGACGCCGGCCAACTGGTGGTCGAACTGACCGCGGACATGTTCGGCCAGGCGCTGCCGATCACCCTGTACGCCGTACCCGTGCTCGACGGTCGGACGCTGCGCATCGAGCCGGTCGAGGTCGAAGTGTTCGGGATGCGCCGCTCCGCCGACCGGTTGGCCGGGGTCCTCGGTGACCGCCAGCTGGAGCGGGAGCTCCCCGAACTGCCGACCGGTTTGTCCTACCACGATCTGACGGTGACCGCCGACGGGCTGCGGCTGGAGGTCACCGGAGAGTCGATCACCGTCGGCGGCGGGGGCATCGGGCCCGCCGGCTCGACACCGCGCTTCGACACCACATCATGCAGATAG
- a CDS encoding GNAT family N-acetyltransferase encodes MSIEPADFTDPGLHAFLQAHLDDIAPTAPAESRHALDLDGLRKPGVRLWVALDAGEIVGTGALAAVEPGHEELKSMRTAPHLRGRGIASRILDHLLRDARSRGIARISLETGSMEFFAPARSLYAKAGFVPCAPFGAYRDDPNSAFLTRTLQRS; translated from the coding sequence GTGAGTATCGAACCCGCCGACTTCACCGACCCGGGCCTGCACGCCTTCCTGCAGGCCCACCTGGACGACATCGCGCCCACCGCTCCCGCCGAGAGCCGGCACGCGCTCGATCTGGACGGGCTGCGCAAGCCGGGCGTCCGCCTCTGGGTCGCGCTCGACGCGGGCGAGATCGTCGGCACCGGCGCCCTCGCGGCGGTGGAGCCGGGCCACGAAGAGCTCAAGAGCATGCGTACCGCGCCGCACCTGCGCGGGCGGGGAATCGCCAGCCGAATCCTGGACCACCTGCTCCGGGACGCCCGCTCACGTGGCATCGCGCGGATCTCGTTGGAGACCGGCAGCATGGAGTTCTTCGCTCCCGCCCGATCGCTGTACGCGAAAGCCGGCTTCGTCCCGTGCGCCCCGTTCGGCGCGTACCGGGACGACCCGAACAGCGCCTTCTTGACGAGGACCCTCCAGCGGTCTTAA
- a CDS encoding AraC family transcriptional regulator, translating to MGLEELRAALARHARPDQSTPIEDVLISKIEQPAPPSSSMSGTVLALIAQGGKRLALGDRVYEYHAGQYLIASVDLPVTGHFVDPSPDVPALGFGIILRPNTIAELLLQAAPGDLPPIGAGTRSGLAVSDAPDELIDAVLRLLHLLDRPRDLAVLAPLIKREILWRVITGEQGAIVRQLGLADSSLSHVARAVRWIRDHYARSFKVENLAQLSGMSVSAFHRNFQAVTAMSPIQFQKQIRLQEARLLLATRTKDVTSVSRHVGYDSPSQFSREYRRQFGVPPSQDSMWPLHQ from the coding sequence ATGGGCCTTGAGGAACTCCGCGCCGCGCTCGCCCGGCACGCCCGACCCGACCAGAGCACCCCGATCGAGGACGTGCTGATCTCCAAGATCGAGCAGCCGGCTCCACCGTCGTCGTCCATGTCCGGCACCGTGCTGGCGCTCATCGCGCAGGGCGGCAAGCGGCTTGCGCTGGGCGACCGCGTGTACGAGTACCACGCCGGGCAGTACCTGATCGCGTCGGTGGACCTGCCGGTCACCGGCCACTTCGTCGATCCGAGCCCCGATGTGCCGGCCCTCGGCTTCGGCATCATCCTGCGGCCGAACACCATCGCCGAGCTCCTGCTGCAGGCCGCCCCCGGCGACCTGCCGCCCATCGGCGCCGGCACCCGGTCCGGCCTGGCCGTCAGCGACGCCCCCGACGAGTTGATCGACGCGGTGCTCCGGCTGCTGCACCTGCTCGACCGGCCACGCGACTTGGCGGTGCTGGCGCCGCTGATCAAGCGGGAGATCCTCTGGCGGGTCATCACCGGCGAGCAGGGTGCCATCGTCCGCCAACTCGGTCTCGCCGACAGCAGCCTCAGCCACGTCGCGCGCGCCGTCCGGTGGATCCGCGACCACTACGCCAGGTCCTTCAAGGTGGAGAATCTGGCGCAGCTGTCCGGCATGAGCGTCTCCGCCTTCCACCGCAACTTCCAGGCGGTCACCGCGATGAGCCCGATCCAGTTTCAGAAACAGATCCGGCTGCAGGAGGCCCGGCTCCTGCTCGCCACCCGGACCAAGGACGTCACCAGCGTCAGCCGGCACGTCGGCTACGACAGTCCGTCCCAGTTCAGCCGCGAGTACCGCCGCCAGTTCGGCGTACCACCCAGTCAGGACAGCATGTGGCCACTCCACCAGTGA
- a CDS encoding putative quinol monooxygenase: protein MIVGHGFHATMTAQPGKGDEIVELLLRAPSLPNEDCVVFLVGRSASNPDTIHVTEGWTSQQAHSEFFATEPAQALVAQLQALLTGESQYTDQVPVGGKAAF, encoded by the coding sequence ATGATCGTCGGGCACGGCTTCCACGCCACCATGACCGCACAACCCGGCAAGGGCGACGAGATCGTCGAGCTGCTGCTGCGCGCCCCGTCGCTGCCCAACGAGGACTGCGTCGTCTTCCTCGTCGGCCGCTCCGCCAGCAACCCCGACACCATCCACGTCACCGAGGGCTGGACCAGCCAGCAGGCGCACAGCGAGTTCTTCGCCACCGAGCCCGCGCAGGCACTGGTCGCCCAGCTCCAGGCGCTGCTGACCGGTGAATCGCAGTACACCGACCAGGTGCCGGTCGGCGGCAAAGCGGCCTTCTGA
- a CDS encoding alpha/beta hydrolase, with amino-acid sequence MTLPRPELDPDLSALIADLPLMPQLDAETLAQIRPFSSMPIEPLLDGRAIDRREVTIDGPDGARIPLSILRPTQAEQSGPAPCVYWIHGGGMVMGDRYSQIDIPLQWLDRFGAVVISVDYRLAPEVNGTTLVDDCYAGLLWAADNAAELGIDPARIVVAGASAGGGLAAGVTLMARDRQTPVPVAQVLIGPMLDHRNDTVSSRQYAGVPAVWTREMNEFGWRSVLAASSGEPAGQQVSPYVSPALADDLSGLPRTYLDAGSAEVFRDETVDYATRIWAAGGHAELHVWAGGFHGFDALFPQAPLAAAARSARSDWLSRVLDMVPAHSNGRKEQ; translated from the coding sequence ATGACCCTGCCCCGCCCCGAGCTCGACCCCGACCTGAGCGCCCTGATCGCCGACCTGCCGCTGATGCCCCAACTCGACGCCGAGACGCTCGCCCAGATCCGGCCGTTCTCGTCGATGCCGATCGAACCGCTGCTCGACGGCCGCGCCATCGACCGGCGCGAGGTCACCATCGACGGCCCGGACGGCGCGCGGATCCCGCTGTCGATCCTGCGCCCCACCCAGGCCGAACAGAGCGGCCCGGCACCGTGCGTCTACTGGATCCACGGTGGCGGAATGGTGATGGGGGACCGCTACTCCCAGATCGACATCCCGCTGCAGTGGCTGGACCGGTTCGGCGCAGTGGTGATCTCGGTGGACTACCGGCTGGCGCCGGAGGTCAACGGCACTACCCTGGTCGACGACTGCTACGCCGGCCTGCTCTGGGCCGCCGACAACGCCGCTGAGCTGGGCATCGATCCGGCCAGGATCGTCGTCGCCGGTGCCAGCGCCGGCGGTGGCCTGGCCGCAGGGGTCACCCTGATGGCCCGCGACCGCCAGACACCGGTGCCGGTCGCCCAGGTGCTGATCGGCCCGATGCTCGACCACCGCAACGACACCGTCTCCAGCCGGCAGTACGCCGGCGTACCCGCTGTCTGGACCCGCGAGATGAACGAGTTCGGCTGGCGATCGGTGCTCGCGGCGAGCAGCGGCGAGCCGGCCGGCCAGCAGGTGTCCCCGTACGTCTCACCCGCGCTGGCCGACGACCTCTCCGGCCTGCCCCGCACCTACCTCGACGCCGGCTCGGCCGAGGTCTTCCGCGACGAGACCGTCGACTACGCCACCCGGATCTGGGCGGCCGGCGGCCACGCCGAGCTGCACGTCTGGGCCGGCGGCTTTCACGGATTCGACGCGCTGTTCCCGCAGGCACCGCTGGCGGCCGCCGCCCGCAGCGCGCGCAGCGACTGGCTCTCCCGGGTCCTCGACATGGTCCCGGCTCACTCGAACGGACGGAAAGAACAATGA
- a CDS encoding SDR family NAD(P)-dependent oxidoreductase has protein sequence MTRVAIVTGASSGIGQSAAIQLAQRGAGVILTYHGNESGARDTVATIEKDGGVAVALKLDVGRSATFPAFRDQVVAALRDNWQRDTFDHLVNNAGFGQSAAFEETTEEMFDGLMQALLKGPYFLTQTLLPLLVDGGGIVNVASNSATFAGMESGYSAYGTMKGGLIVLSRYLAKELSGRGIRVNSISPGATRTRIGGNAFELYPEVIPEIAARVALGRLGEPDDIGMVIATLLGEEGRWITAQDIEVSGGYNL, from the coding sequence ATGACGCGAGTAGCAATCGTCACCGGTGCCAGCTCCGGGATCGGGCAGAGCGCCGCCATCCAGCTCGCCCAGCGGGGCGCGGGGGTGATCCTCACCTACCACGGCAACGAGTCCGGGGCCCGCGACACCGTCGCCACCATCGAGAAGGACGGCGGTGTGGCCGTCGCGCTCAAGTTGGACGTCGGTCGCTCGGCGACCTTCCCGGCCTTCCGCGACCAGGTGGTCGCGGCGCTGCGCGACAACTGGCAGCGGGACACCTTCGACCATCTGGTCAACAACGCCGGCTTCGGCCAGTCGGCGGCGTTCGAGGAGACCACCGAGGAGATGTTCGACGGGCTGATGCAGGCCCTGCTCAAAGGCCCGTACTTCCTGACCCAGACGCTGTTGCCGCTGCTGGTCGATGGCGGCGGCATCGTCAACGTGGCCAGCAACTCGGCCACCTTCGCCGGCATGGAGAGCGGCTACTCGGCGTACGGGACGATGAAGGGCGGTCTGATCGTCCTGTCCCGCTACCTGGCCAAGGAGCTCAGTGGACGCGGCATCCGGGTCAACTCGATCTCGCCTGGTGCGACCCGGACCCGGATCGGCGGCAACGCCTTCGAGCTGTACCCGGAGGTGATTCCGGAGATCGCGGCCAGGGTCGCCCTGGGCCGGCTCGGCGAGCCGGACGACATCGGCATGGTCATCGCGACCCTGCTCGGTGAGGAGGGTCGCTGGATCACCGCCCAGGACATCGAGGTCTCCGGCGGCTACAACCTGTAG
- a CDS encoding sensor histidine kinase, with amino-acid sequence MTAPAHDPHRTSHAPRWSLRRSLIAATVALTCVALLVTGLVSAVALRQQLMDRTDDQLSAAAALVGGGSRQIARLGERDPLGDRDQAVRAVIGPTEFLVEIRTGDGELTRLVSTTPVPAAPLLDTAPAPPPGGRSPLTTVTTTEGTYRVVTIDASPATVLLALPLAPVRETVARLLGIEALVSAAVAVLLAFLARMLIVARLRPLDDIARTADAIAGGQLDRRVPVADDPRRVRRTEAGRLTLAVNGMLDRIHTALAARERSEERMRSFVADASHELRTPLTAIRGYTQLLRAGMVDERRRPDVLRRLDDEATRMSKMVVDLLFLARLDAEPQLRSEPVDIAVLARDAVADALAVEPHRVIALDSPPHLQVSGDTDALRQVLANLLANVRAHTPIEASAEVSVRTEGSVRAGVDLVRVAVSDTGPGLAPEAAERIFDRFYRAGPGGPVAGADDAAGSGLGLAIVAGTVRALGGEVGVDTAAGAGTTVWFTVPAAPEQPR; translated from the coding sequence TTGACCGCGCCCGCCCACGACCCGCACCGCACCTCCCATGCCCCGCGCTGGTCGCTGCGCCGATCGCTGATCGCCGCCACCGTCGCCCTCACCTGCGTCGCGTTGCTGGTCACCGGTCTGGTCAGCGCGGTCGCGCTGCGCCAGCAGCTGATGGACCGCACCGACGACCAGCTTTCGGCCGCCGCCGCGCTGGTCGGCGGCGGCAGCCGCCAGATCGCCCGCCTCGGCGAGCGGGACCCCCTCGGTGACCGCGACCAGGCGGTACGCGCGGTGATCGGCCCCACCGAGTTCCTGGTCGAGATCCGCACCGGTGACGGCGAGCTGACCCGGCTCGTCTCCACCACACCGGTGCCGGCCGCCCCGCTGCTCGACACCGCCCCGGCGCCGCCGCCCGGCGGTCGGTCGCCACTGACCACCGTCACCACGACGGAAGGCACCTACCGGGTGGTGACGATCGACGCCAGTCCGGCCACCGTCCTGCTGGCGTTGCCGCTGGCACCGGTCCGGGAGACCGTGGCCCGGCTGCTCGGCATCGAGGCGCTGGTCTCGGCTGCGGTCGCCGTACTGCTGGCGTTTCTGGCCCGGATGTTGATCGTGGCCCGGCTGCGGCCGTTGGACGACATCGCGCGGACCGCCGACGCCATCGCCGGCGGGCAGCTCGACCGCCGCGTGCCGGTCGCCGACGACCCCCGCCGGGTACGCCGTACCGAAGCGGGCCGGCTCACCCTCGCGGTCAACGGCATGCTGGACCGGATCCACACCGCGTTGGCCGCCCGGGAGCGGTCCGAGGAGCGGATGCGGTCCTTCGTCGCCGACGCCTCACACGAACTGCGCACCCCGCTGACCGCGATCCGCGGCTACACCCAACTGCTGCGTGCCGGCATGGTCGACGAACGCCGCCGACCCGACGTGCTGCGCCGACTCGACGACGAGGCGACCCGGATGTCGAAGATGGTCGTCGACCTGCTCTTCCTGGCCAGGCTGGACGCCGAGCCGCAGCTGCGCAGCGAGCCGGTCGACATCGCGGTGCTGGCCCGCGACGCGGTCGCCGACGCACTCGCCGTCGAGCCGCACCGGGTGATCGCGCTGGACTCGCCGCCACATCTGCAGGTCTCCGGCGACACCGACGCGCTGCGTCAGGTACTGGCGAACCTGCTGGCCAACGTACGGGCGCACACGCCGATCGAGGCGAGCGCCGAGGTGTCGGTGCGTACGGAGGGGTCGGTGCGCGCTGGCGTCGACCTGGTCCGGGTGGCGGTGTCGGACACCGGCCCCGGCCTGGCACCGGAGGCCGCCGAGCGGATCTTCGACCGCTTCTACCGGGCCGGGCCCGGCGGTCCGGTTGCCGGCGCCGACGACGCGGCGGGCAGTGGGCTCGGGTTGGCGATCGTGGCCGGCACGGTCCGCGCACTCGGCGGCGAGGTCGGCGTCGACACCGCCGCGGGCGCCGGCACCACCGTCTGGTTCACCGTACCCGCCGCCCCGGAGCAGCCGCGATAG
- a CDS encoding response regulator transcription factor — MGSSERILVVDDQPNIVDMLVTVLTFHGFTVDSAGTVAQARQLAEAAKPDLVILDVMLPDGDGFDLCRRLRADGHRFGIVFLTARDARRDLVSGLTLGGDDYLTKPFAVEELLARVRAVLRRVGAAGRPDNDTGAVLRYADLELDEETLLVQRAGTPLRLSPTEFKLLRYLMLNAGRVLSRTQILEAVWSYDFGGESNVVDTYIGYLRRKLDPLGEPLIVTHRGFGYALRTARG; from the coding sequence ATGGGCAGCTCGGAGCGGATCCTGGTCGTCGACGACCAGCCGAACATCGTCGACATGCTGGTCACCGTGCTCACCTTCCACGGTTTCACCGTCGACTCCGCCGGCACCGTCGCGCAGGCCCGGCAGTTGGCCGAAGCGGCAAAGCCGGACCTGGTCATCCTCGACGTGATGCTGCCCGACGGCGACGGATTCGACCTGTGCCGGCGACTGCGCGCCGACGGGCACCGGTTCGGCATCGTCTTCCTGACCGCCCGCGACGCCCGCCGCGACCTCGTCTCCGGGCTCACCCTCGGCGGCGACGACTACCTGACCAAGCCGTTCGCCGTCGAGGAGCTGCTGGCCCGGGTCCGGGCGGTGCTCCGCCGGGTCGGTGCCGCCGGTCGACCCGACAACGACACCGGGGCGGTGCTGCGCTACGCCGACCTGGAACTGGACGAGGAGACCCTGCTGGTGCAACGGGCCGGCACCCCGCTGCGACTGTCGCCGACCGAGTTCAAACTGCTGCGATACCTGATGCTCAACGCCGGCCGGGTACTGTCGCGCACCCAGATCCTGGAGGCGGTGTGGAGCTACGACTTCGGCGGCGAGTCGAACGTGGTCGACACCTACATCGGCTACCTGCGGCGCAAGCTCGACCCGCTCGGCGAGCCACTGATCGTCACCCACCGCGGCTTCGGGTACGCACTGCGTACCGCCCGGGGGTGA
- a CDS encoding WD40 repeat domain-containing protein, protein MSMIVRRWRLVAASAAVLLLLGGAVLVAGTAPAAGAVEALPDRVVTPPLGTLRITDPFPIGAAAVAVSGFGGNDPDSIAVVDAETGRYRAHRVGPSAPVGEVVLLSPDGTRLAHQGNNALGQSFVEVVDLGDRSVDRVGPGDTDSVWTRPLAWSPDGSQLVLADAVPQTPERSAYSKVVSLVDVASGSVRTLATADDATPLVTGYAVAFTADGRRLALQLGTELTIVDLATDERRTLTLPANRTLAGKGAWQPDGRTLTLAERDGDDWRLVSVDPATGSEAPGPPLPTVEEVLAVRLLGWQPDGAALVVAYQPRPKGMGSGWSLDQRIHYGHVGGVQLVSLLPGAGSPTVRVTMADGIRAVDVADRAVASGVIRPAGEPSRWPGPRVWLWLVVGVVASLLLAAVGWPRRTLRRRPDTEQHVTQLPAAVGRGQVPADFGYGR, encoded by the coding sequence ATGTCGATGATCGTGCGGCGCTGGCGGTTGGTGGCCGCGTCCGCCGCGGTTCTGCTGCTGCTCGGCGGTGCCGTGCTGGTGGCGGGCACCGCGCCGGCGGCGGGTGCCGTCGAGGCGCTGCCGGACCGGGTGGTCACCCCGCCGCTGGGCACGCTGCGGATCACCGACCCGTTCCCGATCGGCGCGGCGGCGGTCGCGGTCAGCGGGTTCGGTGGCAACGACCCCGACAGCATCGCCGTGGTCGACGCCGAGACGGGTCGCTACCGGGCGCACCGGGTCGGCCCGAGCGCGCCGGTCGGTGAGGTGGTGCTGCTCTCCCCGGACGGCACCCGGCTGGCCCACCAGGGCAACAACGCCTTGGGGCAGAGCTTTGTCGAGGTCGTCGACCTCGGTGACCGGTCGGTGGACCGGGTCGGGCCGGGTGACACCGACAGCGTCTGGACCCGGCCGCTGGCCTGGTCACCGGATGGCAGCCAGCTGGTGCTGGCGGACGCGGTGCCGCAGACGCCGGAGCGGTCGGCGTACTCGAAGGTCGTCAGTTTGGTCGACGTGGCCAGCGGGTCGGTGCGCACGCTGGCCACCGCCGACGACGCCACCCCGCTCGTCACCGGGTACGCGGTCGCCTTCACCGCCGACGGCCGGCGCCTGGCGTTGCAGCTCGGCACCGAGCTGACCATCGTGGATCTGGCGACGGATGAGCGGCGGACTCTCACTCTGCCGGCCAATCGGACCTTGGCCGGCAAGGGTGCCTGGCAGCCGGACGGGCGCACGTTGACGCTGGCCGAGCGCGACGGTGACGACTGGCGGCTGGTCAGCGTCGACCCGGCCACCGGCTCCGAGGCACCCGGCCCGCCGTTGCCCACCGTCGAGGAGGTGCTGGCGGTGCGGCTGCTGGGCTGGCAGCCGGACGGCGCCGCCCTGGTGGTCGCCTACCAGCCGAGGCCAAAGGGCATGGGTTCCGGTTGGTCGCTGGACCAGCGGATCCACTACGGACACGTCGGCGGCGTACAGCTGGTGTCGTTGCTGCCCGGAGCCGGCAGCCCGACGGTACGGGTGACGATGGCCGACGGTATCCGGGCGGTCGACGTGGCCGACCGGGCGGTCGCCAGCGGGGTGATCCGGCCGGCGGGGGAGCCGTCGCGCTGGCCCGGGCCCCGGGTCTGGCTGTGGTTGGTGGTCGGGGTGGTGGCCAGCCTGTTGCTGGCGGCTGTCGGCTGGCCGAGACGCACGCTGCGTCGGCGGCCGGACACGGAACAACATGTCACGCAGCTTCCTGCGGCTGTTGGCCGAGGCCAGGTCCCCGCAGACTTTGGGTATGGCCGATGA
- a CDS encoding helix-turn-helix transcriptional regulator, with protein MSAQDHQQGNRPEGTITAEAANLYQWILRRGQVSREALADATAALGQSAEELAEALASLLNLRLLRHAPEEPDVLVPSSPESAVAELIAPLEFEVRQRQRRMETLEATLSAFNPIYFNTRHARNQREAIDIVDEVDRVRVTLAGIARRCSVEVFSAHPGVLSDRAIEESLPKDLEMLQRGIRIRTVHQHPVRVHPRMRHFLKELVDAGCEVRTREEVIDRIIIFDRETAVIPNMLASGAVVLREPSVVDYLYRSLEQIWASALPFDDEATPNGGYGVAGDDLKRALLHLLAAGRKDEYIARKLSISVRTCRRHIAEIMHDLGAESRFQAGVLARQRGLLDDLTEAG; from the coding sequence GTGAGTGCGCAGGACCACCAACAGGGCAACCGACCAGAGGGCACAATCACTGCCGAAGCGGCCAATCTCTACCAATGGATTCTGCGCCGGGGACAGGTGTCCCGCGAAGCGTTGGCGGACGCGACAGCCGCCCTTGGACAGTCCGCCGAGGAGCTCGCCGAAGCCCTGGCCTCGTTGCTGAACCTGCGGCTGCTACGGCACGCACCCGAAGAGCCCGACGTGCTGGTGCCGAGCAGTCCGGAGTCGGCCGTCGCGGAACTCATCGCCCCCCTGGAGTTCGAGGTACGCCAGCGCCAGCGTCGCATGGAGACCCTCGAGGCGACCCTGTCGGCCTTCAACCCCATCTACTTCAACACCCGCCACGCCCGGAACCAGCGGGAGGCCATCGACATCGTCGACGAGGTCGACCGGGTACGCGTCACCCTCGCCGGGATAGCCCGACGATGCTCCGTCGAGGTCTTCAGCGCACACCCGGGAGTGCTGTCGGACCGCGCCATCGAGGAGTCCCTGCCGAAGGACCTCGAGATGCTGCAACGCGGGATTCGAATAAGAACAGTCCACCAACATCCGGTGCGGGTCCATCCGCGGATGCGCCATTTCCTCAAAGAGCTCGTCGATGCCGGCTGCGAGGTGCGCACCCGAGAAGAGGTCATCGACCGGATAATCATCTTCGACCGCGAGACCGCGGTCATTCCGAACATGCTCGCCAGCGGTGCGGTCGTGCTGCGGGAGCCTTCCGTGGTCGACTACCTCTACCGCTCGCTGGAGCAGATCTGGGCCTCGGCGCTGCCCTTCGATGACGAGGCCACGCCGAACGGTGGCTACGGAGTGGCCGGCGACGACCTCAAACGGGCCCTGCTGCATCTGCTGGCCGCCGGTCGCAAAGACGAGTACATCGCGCGCAAGTTGAGCATCTCGGTGCGCACCTGCCGACGGCACATCGCCGAGATCATGCACGACCTGGGTGCCGAGAGCCGGTTTCAGGCCGGAGTGCTCGCGCGGCAGCGCGGACTACTGGACGACCTCACCGAAGCGGGGTGA
- a CDS encoding amidohydrolase, translated as MKSVPEIASDVRTVLREAAAFYIDIHAHPELSGAEARTADKLAGRLRRDGFQVSSKVGGHGVVGVLRNGPGPTVLLRAELDALPVEEETGLPYASRQVATSAGGRTVPVMHACGHDLHLACLAGAAAQLAADREQWSGTLAVVGQPAEETLEGAHAMLAAGLYDRTGRPDVVLAQHTAPFPAGMLAYAAGPVLAGSVSLEVTILGRGGHAATPHLTVDPVVIAAAVVLRLQTVVSREVDPAEQVVLTVGSLRAGETGNVIPGEAVIGLTVRAYATATLDRVVAAVTRIVRAECAASGADRDPRIRVVSSSPVNLPTAEATAVVRAAHETHFGAARIASWPPAMATEDFPLFGDAGIDVHGQPGISTVYWLLGVASPRQWSTAATVPVPANHSSAFAPHVALALPTGISAMTLAALAHLQR; from the coding sequence ATGAAATCAGTCCCTGAGATCGCGTCCGACGTGCGCACGGTCCTGCGGGAGGCGGCCGCCTTCTATATCGATATACATGCCCATCCTGAGCTATCGGGCGCCGAAGCGCGCACAGCGGACAAGCTCGCCGGGCGACTGCGCCGCGACGGATTCCAGGTGTCCTCGAAGGTCGGCGGCCACGGCGTCGTCGGAGTCCTGCGCAACGGCCCCGGCCCGACCGTCCTGCTCCGCGCCGAACTCGACGCGCTGCCGGTCGAGGAGGAGACCGGCCTGCCGTACGCGAGCCGTCAGGTGGCGACCAGCGCCGGCGGGCGGACGGTGCCGGTGATGCATGCCTGCGGGCATGACCTGCACCTCGCCTGCCTGGCCGGGGCCGCCGCCCAACTGGCTGCCGACCGCGAGCAGTGGAGCGGGACCCTCGCCGTCGTCGGGCAACCGGCGGAGGAGACCCTGGAGGGGGCGCACGCCATGCTGGCGGCGGGCCTGTACGACCGGACCGGACGACCCGACGTCGTCCTCGCCCAGCACACCGCCCCCTTCCCGGCGGGCATGCTGGCGTACGCCGCCGGACCGGTGCTGGCCGGCAGTGTGTCCCTTGAGGTCACGATCCTCGGCCGGGGCGGCCACGCGGCGACCCCGCACCTCACCGTCGACCCGGTGGTCATCGCCGCGGCCGTCGTGCTCCGCCTGCAGACGGTCGTGTCCCGAGAGGTCGACCCGGCCGAACAGGTGGTGCTCACCGTCGGCTCGCTGCGGGCCGGCGAGACCGGCAACGTCATCCCCGGTGAAGCCGTCATCGGTCTGACGGTGCGCGCGTACGCCACCGCCACCCTGGACCGCGTCGTCGCCGCGGTCACCCGCATCGTCCGAGCCGAGTGCGCTGCGTCCGGCGCGGATCGTGACCCGCGAATCCGGGTGGTCTCCTCCTCGCCGGTGAACCTGCCGACGGCCGAGGCGACCGCCGTGGTGCGCGCGGCGCACGAGACCCACTTCGGCGCCGCGCGGATCGCCTCCTGGCCCCCCGCCATGGCCACCGAGGACTTCCCGCTCTTCGGTGACGCGGGCATCGACGTACACGGCCAGCCCGGCATATCGACGGTCTACTGGCTGCTGGGCGTGGCAAGCCCTCGTCAGTGGTCGACGGCCGCGACGGTCCCGGTGCCCGCCAACCACTCTTCCGCATTCGCCCCGCATGTGGCACTGGCCCTGCCGACCGGCATCTCGGCGATGACGCTCGCCGCGCTCGCCCACCTGCAGCGGTGA